One window of Chloroflexus aggregans DSM 9485 genomic DNA carries:
- a CDS encoding DUF427 domain-containing protein, whose protein sequence is MARRIPPGPGQESVWDYPRPPRLEPTTRRIRVVFAGITLVDSRRALRVLETSHPPVYYVPPEDVQMTFLRPNPARSFCEFKGVAMYYDVVVGERIAREAAWSYPDPTPAFTPLRGYLAFYAGPMDACYVDDELVTPQPGGFYGGWITSDIVGPFKGGPGTWGW, encoded by the coding sequence ATGGCACGACGTATTCCACCGGGACCCGGCCAAGAATCGGTGTGGGATTACCCGCGACCACCTCGTCTGGAACCGACTACACGCCGAATCCGGGTTGTTTTTGCCGGTATCACCCTTGTTGATAGTCGGCGAGCACTGCGAGTGCTTGAGACGAGCCATCCACCGGTTTACTACGTGCCGCCAGAAGATGTGCAGATGACGTTTCTGCGGCCTAATCCCGCCCGTTCTTTTTGCGAATTTAAGGGTGTAGCCATGTATTACGATGTCGTGGTCGGTGAACGGATTGCGCGTGAAGCTGCATGGTCGTATCCCGATCCAACACCGGCGTTTACCCCCCTCCGCGGGTACCTCGCGTTCTACGCCGGCCCGATGGATGCCTGCTACGTCGATGATGAGTTGGTCACGCCGCAACCGGGCGGGTTTTACGGCGGTTGGATCACCTCTGATATTGTCGGGCCATTTAAAGGCGGACCGGGTACATGGGGGTGGTAG
- a CDS encoding ABC transporter substrate-binding protein: protein MHGSDERLQILHMARSEVLAGRMSRRAFLRLGLALGLSAGATALVACSNPSPTPTPVQSAPTPTGAGGRLRVATEIPVQLDPAFASSDAEILILNHVYDYLVDIDANNAITPRLAREWTVSDDGLRYRFTLHDGVTFHDGSRLTAADVVWTFNRLRDPALQLPTADLYANIADIAEENETTVAFTLSEPNPFFLYDLSDNHALILRAGTTNAATSFNGTGPFKVVEYRTENRIDLVAATPYFQAGKPLVSALEIIFFADQAAAVDALRGGQVDLVLRMPTPLFQTLQQTTGIVTVQTPTNGFDLVRLRSDREPGNKPEVIRALKLATDRQAIFQQVKAGLGAVGRDSPIGPLFSAYYSEETPLPPRDPAAARALLETAGYRDGLKLDLHVPDSGDRPDLAVVLKEQWAEAGIDVNVIVEPESVYYGDDRWLEVDLGITGWGSRPVPQFYLDVMLVSGAIWNESHFSDAEFDALAALARTTLNEDERVRAYREIQRILIERGPIIIPYFFAQLSAHREGLRGYVAKAFPGRTDLASIAV from the coding sequence ATGCATGGATCAGATGAACGATTACAGATATTGCACATGGCCCGATCTGAGGTATTGGCCGGACGCATGAGCCGGCGCGCTTTTTTACGGCTTGGGCTGGCACTTGGTCTCTCGGCAGGAGCAACGGCATTAGTAGCATGTAGTAACCCTTCACCCACACCCACACCTGTTCAATCTGCACCGACTCCTACCGGAGCTGGTGGTCGTTTGCGTGTCGCTACAGAGATTCCCGTACAACTCGACCCGGCATTCGCGTCTTCCGATGCCGAAATCCTGATTTTGAATCATGTGTATGATTACCTGGTCGATATCGATGCCAACAATGCCATTACACCTCGCCTTGCCCGCGAGTGGACGGTTAGCGATGATGGTTTGCGCTATCGCTTCACCCTTCACGACGGGGTAACATTTCACGACGGCAGTCGCCTGACCGCCGCCGATGTGGTATGGACGTTTAATCGCCTGCGCGATCCCGCTCTCCAATTGCCAACTGCCGATCTCTACGCCAATATTGCCGATATCGCTGAGGAAAACGAAACTACGGTTGCTTTTACCTTGTCAGAACCCAACCCCTTCTTCCTCTACGATCTATCGGATAATCACGCCCTCATTCTGCGTGCCGGAACGACAAATGCAGCAACGTCGTTCAATGGGACCGGCCCCTTCAAGGTCGTCGAATATCGCACCGAGAATCGGATCGATCTGGTTGCAGCCACACCCTATTTTCAGGCCGGTAAGCCTCTCGTCTCTGCGCTAGAGATTATCTTCTTTGCCGATCAAGCAGCGGCCGTTGATGCGTTGCGTGGCGGGCAGGTCGATCTGGTGCTGCGGATGCCAACGCCGTTGTTCCAAACGCTGCAACAAACCACCGGCATTGTCACCGTACAAACGCCAACTAACGGTTTTGATCTGGTGCGATTACGATCTGACCGTGAACCGGGTAATAAACCAGAGGTGATCCGTGCGCTCAAACTGGCGACCGACCGGCAAGCTATCTTCCAACAGGTGAAGGCCGGGTTGGGTGCTGTTGGACGCGATAGCCCGATCGGACCGCTCTTTAGCGCGTACTATTCGGAAGAGACGCCGTTGCCACCGCGCGATCCGGCGGCAGCCCGCGCGTTACTCGAAACAGCCGGTTATCGTGATGGCTTGAAGCTCGATCTCCATGTACCCGATTCAGGTGACCGGCCTGATCTGGCAGTGGTGCTGAAGGAGCAATGGGCCGAAGCCGGGATTGATGTTAACGTGATCGTCGAACCCGAAAGTGTCTACTATGGCGATGATCGGTGGCTCGAAGTCGATCTCGGGATTACCGGCTGGGGTTCACGTCCGGTACCACAATTTTATCTCGATGTGATGCTGGTCAGCGGAGCAATTTGGAACGAGAGCCACTTTAGCGATGCCGAATTCGATGCACTCGCAGCTCTTGCCCGCACTACGCTCAACGAGGACGAACGTGTCCGGGCGTATCGGGAGATCCAGCGGATTCTGATCGAGCGCGGGCCGATTATTATTCCCTATTTCTTTGCTCAGCTTAGTGCGCATCGCGAAGGTCTGCGCGGATATGTTGCGAAAGCTTTTCCCGGTCGCACCGATTTGGCAAGTATTGCTGTTTAG
- a CDS encoding ABC transporter permease — MNVRQVGRAFFADPATAAGTIIVIAFLVLALFGPIIAPYSPTKQQINAIRQPPSLNHLFGTDRLGRDLFGRVVYGARDILALAGGGTALAVVLGTLIGVSTTYLGGWIEELVFRLFDGILALPALLLALLLLGAVGPSRTGVLFVIVVVYTPIVARVVRSVVLSLKPRGFIEAARMRNERLSYILWRELLPLVAPTLAVEAALRFSYAIFLVASLGFLGIGVQPPNPDWGLMVLEARNEAVLAPWSLYVPATAISLLVIGVNLMAEGVRRALNT, encoded by the coding sequence ATGAACGTTCGACAAGTTGGCCGCGCCTTTTTTGCCGATCCGGCAACTGCGGCCGGTACCATCATTGTGATAGCTTTTCTCGTGCTGGCGCTCTTTGGACCGATCATTGCACCGTACAGTCCAACCAAACAGCAGATAAACGCTATCCGCCAACCACCATCACTTAACCATCTCTTCGGCACCGACCGCCTCGGTCGCGATCTGTTCGGTCGTGTGGTGTATGGAGCACGCGATATTCTGGCGTTGGCCGGTGGTGGTACAGCGCTTGCCGTAGTATTGGGTACGCTCATTGGCGTCAGCACCACCTACCTCGGCGGTTGGATCGAAGAGCTGGTATTCCGCTTATTCGACGGTATCCTTGCTCTGCCGGCACTGTTACTGGCACTGCTCCTGCTCGGCGCTGTGGGACCATCACGTACCGGTGTCCTGTTCGTCATCGTTGTTGTCTATACACCCATTGTCGCCCGTGTGGTGCGTAGTGTAGTCCTGTCGCTCAAACCGCGTGGTTTTATCGAAGCGGCCCGTATGCGCAACGAGCGGCTGAGTTATATTCTGTGGCGCGAATTGTTGCCTCTGGTTGCCCCAACTCTTGCCGTCGAGGCTGCACTACGCTTTTCATACGCAATTTTTTTGGTGGCGTCGCTTGGTTTTCTTGGCATCGGGGTACAGCCACCAAACCCTGATTGGGGTCTGATGGTGCTCGAAGCGCGTAACGAAGCTGTTCTCGCCCCTTGGTCGCTTTACGTGCCGGCAACAGCTATTTCCCTTTTAGTGATCGGGGTGAATCTGATGGCCGAGGGGGTGCGGCGAGCACTGAATACCTGA
- a CDS encoding ABC transporter ATP-binding protein produces MTTSTLEVQQLSVVYHINGRMLPVVRDVNFTAAAGEVIGIVGESGSGKSTLGLALLRALPANGQVRSGRVLLDDIDLYQMEGSALRALWKHSLRLVPQNPLAALNPTLPIGTQLIEAIGGNRREAEQQAIALLTRVQINDPKRVMRSYPHELSGGMQQRVMIAMALHGTPRLLVLDEPTTSLDVTTEAAVVDLLAELIRERQPVSLFISHNLGLVARIATRTAVLYAGELVEVAPTAVLFDQPRHPYTQALLRSLPRPGLRYDQHPLQPIEGSIPQPGELTTGCVFAPRCPLADTRCWQERPPPIALTADHATRCHYWSHVTAESDNPSFAIPSTSTDNEPLLTTVNLTKTITQRRTLTDLFWVNKTPNVVALAGVDLTIHRNRTLGIVGESGSGKTTLARCIIGLTPPSGGSIELLDIPLAPLIQQRTREQIRRLQMVLQNPQEALNPALTIGETLSRPLIRLGGMDPQTAHRRVPDLLRLVKLPPEYATRRPAQLSGGEKQRVAIARALAATPDILVLDEAVSALDVSVQAAVLNLLAEVKTQTGIAYLFITHDLAVVSYLADDIVVMYRGHIIEHGPVHAVLAPPLHPYTEALLAATEPHGIRIGEAETTIPEHGCPFQPRCPRVIGEICVSTPPPWRDAGNGHRIRCHIPLEALRDARQPELIER; encoded by the coding sequence ATGACAACATCGACACTCGAAGTTCAGCAACTTTCAGTGGTTTACCACATCAATGGACGCATGCTACCGGTCGTGCGCGACGTGAATTTCACCGCTGCCGCCGGTGAAGTCATTGGCATCGTCGGCGAGAGTGGCAGTGGTAAGAGCACACTTGGGTTAGCCCTCTTACGCGCTTTGCCGGCAAACGGTCAGGTCAGGAGTGGTCGGGTGTTGCTCGATGACATCGATCTCTACCAGATGGAAGGATCCGCGTTACGTGCTCTCTGGAAACACTCACTGCGACTGGTGCCACAAAACCCGCTAGCGGCACTTAATCCAACGCTGCCCATCGGGACACAGTTGATTGAAGCGATTGGCGGTAATCGGAGAGAAGCCGAACAGCAGGCCATTGCACTCTTGACGCGCGTGCAAATTAACGACCCCAAGCGCGTCATGCGCAGCTATCCGCATGAGCTGAGCGGTGGTATGCAGCAGAGGGTAATGATCGCGATGGCGTTGCACGGTACCCCCCGCCTCCTGGTGCTCGATGAACCGACAACCAGTCTTGATGTCACCACGGAAGCGGCTGTAGTCGACCTGCTGGCAGAACTGATCCGTGAACGACAACCGGTTTCCTTGTTCATCTCGCACAATCTCGGTCTGGTAGCCCGCATTGCAACACGCACGGCGGTGCTGTACGCCGGTGAATTGGTCGAAGTTGCACCGACAGCAGTGTTGTTTGACCAGCCCCGCCATCCCTACACGCAAGCCCTACTACGGAGCCTGCCGCGACCGGGCTTGCGCTACGATCAACACCCATTACAACCGATTGAAGGATCGATTCCGCAACCCGGTGAGCTGACGACGGGATGTGTCTTTGCTCCACGCTGCCCACTGGCCGATACTCGATGTTGGCAAGAACGACCACCGCCGATCGCACTGACCGCTGATCACGCGACGCGCTGCCACTACTGGTCACACGTGACCGCTGAATCGGATAATCCATCGTTTGCCATACCATCAACGAGTACCGACAATGAGCCACTCTTGACCACGGTCAATCTCACAAAAACCATAACCCAACGTCGTACCCTCACCGATCTGTTTTGGGTCAACAAGACGCCGAACGTCGTTGCGTTAGCCGGTGTCGATCTCACCATCCATCGCAATCGCACGCTCGGTATTGTTGGTGAGAGTGGCAGTGGCAAAACAACACTGGCCCGCTGCATCATCGGATTAACTCCTCCATCGGGAGGCAGCATCGAACTGCTCGACATACCACTCGCCCCGCTGATCCAGCAGCGAACACGCGAGCAAATACGACGCTTGCAGATGGTTCTGCAAAACCCGCAAGAGGCGCTCAACCCGGCCCTCACGATTGGTGAAACACTCAGCCGACCGTTAATCCGGTTAGGGGGGATGGATCCACAGACGGCTCATCGTCGGGTTCCCGATCTCTTACGGTTGGTGAAACTTCCGCCTGAGTATGCCACACGCCGCCCTGCCCAACTGAGCGGTGGCGAGAAACAGCGCGTCGCGATCGCCCGTGCGTTGGCAGCAACCCCCGACATACTCGTGCTCGATGAAGCAGTCTCGGCCCTTGATGTATCGGTGCAGGCGGCAGTGCTCAACCTTCTCGCTGAAGTGAAAACTCAAACCGGCATTGCTTATCTCTTCATCACCCACGACTTGGCCGTCGTGAGCTACCTGGCCGACGATATCGTGGTGATGTACCGCGGGCACATTATCGAGCATGGCCCGGTGCATGCAGTGCTGGCCCCACCGTTGCATCCTTATACCGAAGCACTCCTCGCCGCAACCGAGCCACACGGCATTCGCATCGGTGAAGCAGAGACGACCATACCGGAACACGGTTGTCCGTTCCAGCCCCGCTGCCCGCGTGTGATTGGCGAAATCTGCGTGAGTACGCCGCCACCATGGCGTGATGCCGGTAATGGTCATCGGATTCGTTGTCATATTCCATTAGAAGCGTTACGGGATGCTCGGCAACCTGAATTGATTGAGCGTTAA
- a CDS encoding ABC transporter permease: protein MVRYLIRRIVLLGVTFLISSLIIFLICRLLPGDVARVLLGREAGEAALAGLRAELGLDRPLPIQYLDWLRGFFSGDWGISYSTRQPIRPLVLERLGNSLLLAGVTLTLALPLGIGLGVWAGWRAGKPDDTMISVATLAVTGLPEFVTGLLLIDIFAFRLRWLPANSSIRPDATLLDIVPQLILPAITATLVLLAYIARLTRTGVVTELGQEYVRTAMLKGLTPLSILSRHVLRNALLPTITVIAISFGWLISGLIVVENVYNYPGIGRLLTFAIDRRDLILLQAVAMVTVMIFAVANLVADLLYAFLDPRIRLGQETEY from the coding sequence ATGGTTCGTTATCTGATTCGGCGAATAGTCTTACTCGGAGTGACGTTTCTGATCAGTTCGTTGATCATCTTTCTCATCTGCCGGCTCTTACCCGGCGATGTGGCACGGGTATTGTTAGGGCGCGAAGCCGGCGAGGCAGCCCTCGCCGGACTACGCGCCGAACTAGGCCTCGACCGCCCATTGCCCATTCAGTATCTCGATTGGCTACGCGGCTTTTTCAGCGGTGATTGGGGTATCTCGTACAGTACCCGCCAGCCGATTCGTCCTCTCGTGCTTGAGCGGCTAGGCAATTCACTACTCCTTGCCGGTGTTACCCTCACCCTCGCCTTACCCCTCGGTATTGGGCTGGGCGTTTGGGCCGGCTGGCGGGCCGGAAAACCCGACGATACGATGATTAGTGTCGCGACCCTCGCCGTGACCGGTTTACCGGAGTTCGTCACCGGCTTATTACTGATCGACATCTTCGCATTCCGTCTGCGGTGGCTGCCTGCCAATTCCTCCATTCGGCCCGATGCAACTCTGCTCGACATTGTTCCCCAACTGATCTTGCCCGCTATTACCGCTACACTCGTTTTGCTCGCCTACATTGCCCGCCTTACGCGCACCGGGGTTGTCACCGAATTAGGGCAAGAGTATGTCCGCACTGCGATGCTCAAGGGTCTCACTCCGCTATCGATCTTGAGCCGTCACGTGTTACGCAATGCTCTCCTGCCTACAATCACGGTGATTGCGATCAGTTTTGGCTGGTTGATCAGCGGATTGATCGTGGTGGAAAATGTGTACAACTATCCCGGCATCGGTCGTTTGCTCACGTTCGCAATCGACCGCCGAGATCTGATCTTGCTCCAAGCAGTTGCAATGGTTACCGTCATGATCTTTGCGGTAGCAAACCTTGTGGCCGATCTGCTCTATGCGTTCCTCGATCCTCGTATCCGGCTGGGACAGGAAACAGAATACTAG
- the tnpA gene encoding IS200/IS605 family transposase, whose protein sequence is MKQMDHSNDTCVSLINSHLVWCPKRRRKMVGGRLKTRLEDLIRETAPELGCEMVALEIMPDHLPPVVSATPHWVPNHIVGRFKGKTSRILRQEFPFLQRMPSLGSRSYVWSTTGHVSADTIRRYSEAQRTRG, encoded by the coding sequence ATGAAACAGATGGACCACTCCAACGATACGTGCGTGTCGCTCATCAACTCCCACCTGGTCTGGTGCCCCAAGCGGCGACGGAAGATGGTAGGTGGCCGCCTAAAAACACGTTTAGAAGACCTGATTCGTGAGACGGCGCCAGAGCTGGGGTGTGAGATGGTGGCGCTTGAAATCATGCCTGACCATCTCCCTCCGGTTGTTTCGGCAACGCCGCACTGGGTACCCAACCACATCGTTGGGCGGTTCAAGGGCAAAACCAGCCGCATCCTGCGACAGGAGTTTCCTTTCCTGCAACGCATGCCGTCCTTGGGGTCTCGTTCGTATGTCTGGTCAACGACCGGACACGTTTCCGCCGATACCATCCGGCGGTATAGCGAAGCGCAGCGCACACGCGGATGA
- a CDS encoding RNA-guided endonuclease InsQ/TnpB family protein has product MKTFVSKLRPTPAQVACLSETVETCRQRYNHALSERKTAYRERGESIGFARQCASLPMLKREVPHLQRVHSQVVQDVVRRGDRAFQAFVRRVNAGEKAGYPRCKGRDRYDSFTYPRWGNGVKREQGRLVLSKIGALRLHNDRPVEGTPNICIIVRNADGWYAHIVCDVAPSPLPPTGRSFATLSSGVQIANPRSYRVAERTLKQAQRRLARRVKGSNRSRKARTLLANAHLKVKRARRDFAHTIARAPVNEDDHIVVEKLNIRGMVRNRPLAKSISDAGWGIVLNILLAKAARAGRVVVAVNPAGTSHVCAHCGESVPKRLAVRWHSCPYCGCELHRDHNAALTILKKGGGTAFGEALPLGGPQNREPHRL; this is encoded by the coding sequence ATGAAGACATTTGTCTCCAAGTTGCGTCCGACACCTGCTCAAGTGGCTTGTCTTTCTGAGACGGTCGAAACCTGCCGCCAACGCTACAATCACGCTTTGAGCGAGCGCAAGACCGCCTATCGGGAACGTGGCGAGTCCATCGGCTTTGCGCGCCAATGCGCCAGCCTGCCTATGCTGAAACGGGAGGTGCCGCATCTGCAGCGTGTCCACTCCCAAGTGGTGCAGGATGTCGTGCGTCGAGGAGACCGCGCGTTTCAAGCGTTCGTTCGGCGGGTGAACGCCGGCGAAAAGGCGGGGTATCCGCGCTGCAAAGGGCGGGACCGGTACGATAGCTTCACCTATCCCCGGTGGGGCAACGGCGTCAAGCGGGAGCAGGGACGGCTCGTCCTCTCCAAAATCGGCGCTCTCCGGCTGCACAACGATCGCCCGGTTGAGGGCACACCAAACATCTGTATCATCGTTCGCAACGCGGATGGATGGTATGCACACATCGTGTGTGACGTTGCACCGTCGCCACTCCCGCCAACCGGCAGGTCGTTTGCAACGCTGTCGAGCGGCGTGCAGATTGCCAACCCGCGCTCCTATCGTGTCGCCGAACGCACGCTGAAACAGGCACAACGACGGCTCGCTCGTCGCGTGAAGGGTAGCAATCGCTCCCGTAAGGCACGCACGTTGCTTGCGAACGCTCACCTGAAGGTCAAGCGGGCGCGACGGGACTTTGCTCACACAATCGCCCGCGCACCGGTCAATGAGGATGACCATATTGTGGTTGAGAAACTGAACATTCGGGGGATGGTACGGAACCGTCCCCTTGCCAAATCGATCTCCGACGCCGGATGGGGTATCGTTCTGAATATCCTGCTCGCCAAGGCTGCACGTGCTGGGCGAGTCGTGGTGGCAGTCAACCCTGCCGGAACGTCGCACGTATGCGCGCACTGTGGCGAGTCCGTTCCCAAACGGCTTGCCGTTCGCTGGCACTCCTGCCCGTATTGTGGTTGTGAATTGCACCGCGATCATAATGCTGCGCTTACTATCCTAAAGAAGGGCGGGGGCACCGCCTTCGGGGAGGCTTTGCCGTTGGGCGGGCCGCAGAACCGAGAACCCCACAGGCTTTAG
- a CDS encoding NADH-quinone oxidoreductase subunit D-related protein, which yields MKYQLTLHPVAGAWHSEQLTLTVEGEYIRDVEYRPATGDGAYAQRLLQGGGESAVRAAAQVCPYCSVAHTLALSLALEALAEITAPLRAQAIRVIVAELERAASHMNTLAALIAALGLNSATRLSQLETRIRSILLALLGHHEAAYIRPGGLAEPPDEARLADTERAINELLPHMIELAEQTIPRRTLVARMVDIGVLTTEAARQFGLAGPLGRASDITTDQRIDAPYAGYTVLTPALVVEQGGDVHARAVVLLIEAIESLRLAVRWLHNLPIGETYTAFTLRLGEGTATVEAPRGPLRYTVRSDGQRLTAVEIGIAPQLDRLLARTLLQNAAVDDTLLIAISTDPCTACWRAATSVIGREHLPL from the coding sequence TTGAAATATCAACTGACCCTACACCCCGTTGCCGGAGCATGGCACAGCGAGCAGCTTACGCTTACGGTCGAGGGTGAATACATTCGTGATGTTGAATACCGACCGGCTACCGGTGATGGTGCGTATGCCCAACGCCTTCTCCAAGGTGGTGGAGAGAGCGCAGTACGGGCAGCGGCACAAGTCTGTCCATATTGTAGTGTTGCTCATACCCTTGCGTTAAGTTTGGCGCTCGAAGCACTAGCCGAGATCACAGCACCATTACGCGCGCAAGCGATACGGGTTATTGTAGCCGAACTTGAACGTGCTGCATCGCATATGAATACGTTGGCGGCTCTTATAGCCGCCTTAGGCCTGAACAGCGCAACACGCCTGAGTCAACTGGAAACCCGCATTCGTTCAATCTTACTGGCGCTCTTAGGCCACCACGAGGCTGCGTATATCCGGCCGGGTGGATTAGCCGAACCGCCCGACGAAGCACGCTTAGCTGACACCGAACGAGCTATCAACGAGCTACTACCACATATGATTGAACTTGCCGAGCAAACCATTCCGCGGCGCACGTTGGTAGCACGAATGGTAGACATCGGCGTACTCACCACCGAAGCTGCCCGACAATTTGGTCTAGCCGGTCCATTAGGACGAGCCAGCGACATCACAACCGATCAACGCATCGATGCGCCTTACGCCGGTTATACCGTACTCACACCGGCTCTGGTCGTTGAACAAGGTGGTGATGTCCATGCCAGAGCAGTAGTCTTATTAATCGAAGCGATTGAATCCTTGCGATTGGCAGTACGTTGGTTGCATAACCTACCCATTGGCGAAACGTACACCGCATTTACGCTGAGGTTAGGTGAAGGGACGGCAACCGTTGAAGCACCACGCGGACCGTTGCGCTATACTGTGCGTAGTGATGGTCAACGATTGACGGCGGTGGAGATCGGGATTGCGCCACAACTAGATCGGTTACTGGCCCGCACACTCTTGCAAAACGCCGCAGTGGATGATACGTTGCTGATCGCTATCTCGACCGATCCTTGTACTGCTTGCTGGCGCGCAGCAACCTCTGTGATTGGACGTGAGCATCTACCATTGTAA
- a CDS encoding GumC domain-containing protein — protein MGVTICLIGLLAAAVMCFLLTTTGLTRRMGLFAALVAGLATVGVALDPVVLAPTDPLLTIGSIPLTLPSAVALSERVIVVAVLLSGTVGLLALALTAPPSTIGFGALFGWLLLSLAAALLSWIIPPLSFLTPLSWVLAVVSVHGSLLAAGTQHEPDRLPGYLIAGAVAVVAVSSLIATTALQSPDTLPAPVIVVIAIIGALTLAGAPPFAGTRLDAVGAPPLIGTLTVGVILPSIGLGFIARILPQLPPLPDLASAVLAATGTLGALGAAFGALRSTSGRELVFWQGAMQAGLVVCASAINDPLAGLAASALLLVIPLHAVTGGLVVAAIERHQGSDTLDGTPAQVRLPLTGVLWIVITATATGFPVSWSFWGWRWLSEALVTRLVWAIPPLIAAAVIGLAAGLPLLFRCWYGRSGVSDRGHEQILGGLVLAPLVLAGIVPWLAWPLWLSWSPFAPPILPAEPIAWPFVGLALAIGIGGWFLARHAVSSPSLNTGEAVIPTWQGMGEILGWPVEVANARTILTLIGRGLDRVATLLHTVMIIFEQRYYLFGVIVALIAILVLMAQ, from the coding sequence ATGGGTGTCACAATCTGCCTGATCGGCCTGTTAGCGGCAGCGGTAATGTGCTTTTTACTGACCACAACCGGTCTTACCCGCCGGATGGGGTTATTTGCTGCGTTGGTCGCAGGACTAGCAACCGTCGGCGTCGCGCTTGACCCAGTGGTTCTGGCTCCTACCGACCCGTTGCTGACTATCGGGTCAATCCCGCTAACTTTACCATCAGCGGTTGCCCTGAGCGAGCGGGTCATCGTCGTTGCCGTCTTGCTGAGCGGAACCGTTGGGTTACTAGCGCTCGCCTTGACGGCTCCGCCATCAACAATCGGTTTTGGGGCTTTATTTGGCTGGCTCCTCCTCAGTCTGGCGGCAGCGTTATTGAGTTGGATTATTCCTCCGCTGAGCTTTCTTACCCCACTGAGTTGGGTACTAGCAGTGGTATCAGTACATGGAAGTTTACTCGCTGCCGGTACGCAGCATGAGCCAGATCGCTTACCGGGCTATCTCATCGCCGGAGCAGTAGCCGTCGTGGCGGTAAGTAGTCTGATCGCGACGACCGCCCTCCAATCACCAGACACCTTACCGGCGCCGGTGATTGTAGTCATTGCTATCATCGGCGCCTTAACCCTCGCCGGAGCACCACCTTTTGCCGGTACACGCCTCGATGCGGTCGGCGCACCGCCATTGATCGGCACATTGACCGTTGGCGTAATCTTACCATCGATTGGTTTAGGCTTTATCGCGCGCATCTTACCCCAATTACCGCCGCTGCCCGATCTTGCGAGTGCTGTGCTGGCAGCTACCGGTACGCTCGGAGCATTGGGCGCTGCGTTCGGCGCATTACGGTCAACATCGGGCCGCGAACTCGTCTTTTGGCAAGGGGCAATGCAGGCAGGCTTGGTGGTCTGCGCCTCAGCAATCAACGACCCCCTGGCCGGCTTAGCCGCATCGGCGTTGTTGTTGGTCATACCACTTCATGCGGTGACCGGCGGTTTGGTGGTAGCCGCGATCGAACGGCATCAAGGCAGCGATACGCTGGATGGTACACCGGCTCAGGTTCGCTTACCACTCACCGGAGTGCTCTGGATTGTGATTACGGCAACGGCTACCGGCTTCCCCGTCAGTTGGAGCTTTTGGGGTTGGCGCTGGCTGAGCGAAGCACTCGTCACTCGACTTGTGTGGGCCATACCACCCCTGATTGCGGCAGCAGTGATAGGGTTGGCGGCCGGCCTCCCGCTCCTCTTCCGCTGTTGGTACGGCCGTTCCGGCGTCAGCGATCGTGGTCACGAGCAGATTCTCGGCGGTCTCGTGCTCGCACCACTGGTGCTAGCGGGCATAGTTCCGTGGCTAGCGTGGCCGCTCTGGCTCAGTTGGTCACCCTTTGCTCCGCCAATCTTACCCGCTGAGCCGATTGCGTGGCCATTTGTCGGCCTTGCCCTGGCTATCGGGATTGGTGGGTGGTTTCTCGCGCGGCATGCAGTCTCGTCACCGTCGCTCAACACCGGTGAGGCAGTCATTCCAACGTGGCAAGGTATGGGAGAGATACTCGGTTGGCCGGTCGAAGTTGCCAACGCGCGCACCATACTTACTCTGATCGGGCGCGGCCTTGATCGGGTAGCGACGCTGCTGCATACGGTGATGATCATCTTCGAGCAGCGCTACTATCTGTTTGGCGTGATCGTTGCACTGATCGCTATCCTCGTGTTGATGGCACAGTGA